Below is a window of Lacrimispora xylanolytica DNA.
TTATGGATTCATAATTTCCCTTGCCCAGATAATGGTCAAATTGGAGGAACACAGAGTCGTAATTGCCCTGTGAGGTATAAAAGCCACAGGTGGAAATTAAGAGCCAGCGTTTGCCTGACAAATCATATCTGGGTGGGTGAGAGCCGGTGTCGGAATCTTCTGTCATATAAGGAAGAGACATTGGGAGCTGGCGGTCCATTAAGGCCTTAAGTTTTGATGGGAGACCGTAATAGTAGAGAGGAAAGCTCCAGATAATGAAATCCGCTGCCAGTATTTTATCAATGACAGATGCCATATCATCAGAGATACAGCATTTTCCCGGAGTCTTGTTCCAGCAATGAAAACAGCCGGTGCAAGGCTTAATATCCATCCTATAAACGGGAAGTATTTCTTTGTTTATGGAGATGGTTTCGTCCATGCCTTCTAAAAATGCATTGGTAAGCCTCATGGTATTGCTCTTTTCGCCTCTTGGACTTCCGTTTAACACCAGTACATTCATTGGATTTCCTCCATTTTCTTTATGCTTCGGTTGGCCCAGTCTATGCACATCTTAATATAGCTGTAGCCGAAATCCGCAGTCAGCTTCCAGTACAGAGTTTCCCTTTCATCAACGAGTTCGCCGTACTGTTCTGTAGTTTTCGGGACATGGCTCAGCTCGTCTGAGTATGCTTCACAGTCCCGGATAAATTCCTTTAACATGGCAATGTTCTCTTCTGGAGCCCGGCAGCCGGAAAAAAACACTTTCATTAAGAATGCGTTCTTGGACCCTTTGTTAAATTCATTATTTTCTTTGGAGAGCCAGGATAAAAACTCTCTCTTTCCTTCTTCTGTAATGGTATAAAGCTTTTTGCTGGGTTTGTCTGTCTGAACGATGATTTCACAGGTCACAAATTCCTTTTTCTCCAGCTTGTTTAATTCTAAGTATATGTGGCTGGCCTGAGCGTACCAAAAAAAACGTATGGATGAACTAAAGGCTTTGGCTAATTCGTAGCCAGTCATGCTTCCGTAGGAAAGAAAGCCAAGAATGCTGTGGGACAGGGACATAAGTGCACCTCCATTTATAGTATAAAATTATACTATGATAATATTATGATAAAGTCAAGAATAATCTTCTTAATTTTATTAAATTTTTTAGATAACTTAGAAAACTTCTCTTGACAAAAAGGCAGAAATCTTGTAAAATTACTCGTGTTCCAAGCGGTTAGCCCAGATAGCTCAGTTGGTAGAGCAGAGGACTGAAAATCCTCGTGTCGCTGGTTCGATTCCGGCTTTGGGCATTGTGCATCTGGCACACTTAAAGTAATTTAATATTCCATGCGGGTGTAGTTCAATGGTAGAACACTAGCCTTCCAAGCTAGATACGTGGGTTCGATTCCCATCACCCGCTTTTTTCATGCCCGTAGACCGGTGATATGAGATTTCCTTTGAAGTCTGATATCACCGGTCTTTTTACATGTTAGAGGACGGTGTCAATAACAATTAACGTCCATTCCAGACTGCTTACCTCCCTTTTGTAAGTATAGGGGGCAGGCCATTGTGATTGCCTGTCCTGGATTGGGAAAAATGTAACAATCCCCATGGCAAAGTGAGAAAGTTGGATCGATAGCATTAAATATTTATAAAAAATATGGATAGCTTATTATGTTTCTAAAAAAATACAATCCAAATACTACGACTTCATGTGGTTTTAGGTATAAGTGTTGTTAAAAAAGTATCAAACCATCCATAAGGAAAACAGGGATAAAGCCATCACAATTGAGACAAGGCTGACAAAATAAAAACGATTCCTCTCTTAAGAAACCTCATAAAGGCGAAGAGTTTTCAATCATAACTCCATGCAAGCTTGAAAAAAACAAAGAAATAGTCCAAGGCTTCGTGAAATAAAAAACAGAGTAAGACAAATAAATATCAATCCTATGTGAAATTATTAATTAAATTGACAGAATCAATCTCCGGCATATAATGAACAGTACAGAAGCCAACCAGCTTTAATGGTTGCAGACACATATATGAAATATGGAAAGGAGATTTAGCAATATGGTGAACATAGAACTTCAAAAAAAATATCAACTCTTTATAGGAGGACAGTGGAAGGACGCTTCCGATGGGAAGACCTTCAAGACCACATCTCCTGCTGACGGATCCCTTCTCGCAGAATGTGCAGAAGCAACAAAAGAGGACGTAGATGAAGCGGTAAAAGAGGCCTGGAAGGCATTTGAAACATGGAAGCATGTCTCCGTGAAAGAAAGAGCCGCTATTTTAAATAAAATTGCAGATATCATTGATGAGAATAAAGAGCACCTTGCAATGGTGGAAACTTTAGATAACGGAAAGCCAATCAGAGAGACACTAAACGTAGATATTCCTCTGGCAGCCCAGCACTTTAGATACTTTGCAGGCTGTATTCTGGCAGATGAGGGCACTGCTAACATCATGGATGGGAATACTTTAAGTCTGATTTTAAGAGAACCAATTGGTGTGGTAGGTCAGATTGTTCCCTGGAACTTCCCGTTCTTAATGGCTTCCTGGAAGCTGGCACCCGTACTTGCAAGCGGTTGCTGTACGGTATTTAAAACCTCCAGTACAACTCCGTTAAGTGTTCTGGAGTTAGCGAGACTGATTGAGGATGTCATTCCGGCTGGTGTATTTAACGTAATCACAGGTGCCGGTTCCAAATCAGGACAGTATATGTTAGAGCATGAGGGCTTCCGTAAGCTCGCATTTACAGGATCAACAGAAGTAGGAAGAAGTGTGGCTCTGGCTGCGGCTGAAAAGCTCATTCCTGCTACCTTAGAGCTGGGCGGAAAGTCAGCAAATATCTTTTTTGAGGACTGTGACTGGGAGATGGCTATGGACGGAATCCAGCTTGGAATCCTGTTTAACCAGGGCCAGGTATGCTGTGCAGGCTCCAGAGTCTTTGTTCAGGAAAGCATTTACGACAAGTTTGTAGAAGAAGCAGTAAAGCGCTTTAATCAGGTGAAGGTAGGTCTTCCATGGGAAGAAGATACCCAGATGGGAAGCCAGGTCAACAATGGCCAGTTAAAGAAGATTTTAAGCTATATAGATATAGCCAAATCTGAAGGTGCTACCGTCCTTTGCGGAGGAGAAAAGTTAGATGATAACGGACTGGAAAGCGGAGCTTTCATGAAACCGACTCTCCTTGGCAATGTAACCAATGATATGAGAGTGGCGCAGGAAGAAATCTTCGGGCCAGTGGCAAGTATCATTAAGTTCAAGACAGAAGATGAAGTAGTAAAAATGGCAAACGACAGTGAATTCGGTCTAGGCGGAGCCGTATGGACCAGAGACATTAACCGCGCCATCCGGGTAGCAAGATCCGTGGAAACAGGACGTATGTGGGTCAATACCTATAACAGCATTCCTGAGGGCGCACCCTTTGGCGGCGTTAAGACTTCCGGTATCGGCCGTGAGACTCATAAGGTAATGCTGGAGCATTATACTCAGATGAAGAATATCATAATTAACTTAAGTGAGACTCCATCTGGTTTCTATCCTAAAAGGTAAAGCCTGTCTCCCTGAAATCAAAGAGTTTCTCAATGGTTGAATGAAAAGGCGGACATGGTGACATCAAAAAAACCGTAGGACATAAAATCCTGCGGTTTTTTTGATTGTTTCAGTATTACCACTTTTTATTTGGTTTCAAGTACAGCATGTACGATGATATCCAACTGCGTCGTCATAGATATGATGTCGTTGAACCAGAAGAGATTCTTAGATGCTTTTATAAGCCTTCCCTCTTTAACCGCGGGTAAATTGTTCCATACAGGATTGTCTGATAACAGTTGATCATCTGTATTTAAAAGAATATAATCACCTACATATTCCGGCATGGCTTCAAAGGAAAGATCAGCTTGTCCGGTTGATTTGAAATCTTCTGTTTCAAAAACAGCCTGAAGCTTTTCGGGGGCGGGAAAACCAAGAAAATCATAGACAAGTCTGCCTCCTCGTCCACCCTGAAATGCCCTAAGAAAGCCATCCCGAATGTCAACACAGATAAAACTTTTCTGAAGCAGTCCTGCTTTTTCCAGCTCTGCTTTTGAAGATGCCAGCTTTTCATCAAACGTCTGAATCAGTTCTTCCGCTTTTTCTGAGCGGTTAAACACATCTCCGAAAAACCGCAGTCTTTCCCGGTAGTCCATGCTAAAATAGTCACTTGCCAGGGTTGGAGCTATTTTAGAGAGCTTCTCATAGGTTTGCTCATCCTCGGTGTTCCATAAGATGAGGTCTGGGTCCAGTGCCATGATTTCTTCCTCGTTGATGGAAAATGCATCAATCACGGAAACCTCCTGTGTCTGAGGTTCAAAGGCGGAGCCGGTATTGAATGAGGTGGCTACTGGGGTCACACCAAGTGCCAGTAAATCTCCCTGTACGAAAATGACTACCACACGTTTCGGATCTGCCGGTATTTCCACGTCTCCATATTTCATATGTATCGTTTTGGTTTCTGGAGTTCCCTTCTTATTGGCCTCTGCCTTCGGTGTTTCTGTTGCCACCTCTGAGATTTGTGCAGATTCTGTGGTTTTTGTATTTACGGGTTGGGTACTGCAGGCCGACACCATCAGCATAAGCGACACAGCAGCCATGATAACTGCTTTGTTTCGTATCTGTCTAAACATTAAACTTGCTCCTTTATCTTCGAGTTTGTCATAACTAACCATACGTTCCTCATTATAAGGAAAGGAAATCAGGTTTCCAATGGAGTAATCTATCATGTTGGATTGTGAAGTCTCTCTATATTTGCCTGGAGCCAACCCTATATTTTTCATGAATAAGCGATATAAGCTGTATTCGTCGGCAAAACCGTAATGCAGGGCAATCTCCCGAACGGAAGCATTGCTGGTCTCCAGACATTTCTTTGCAGCGTCTAATCGTTTCTTAATCAGGTAATTCTGGGGAGCCATACCAATCTGCTGCTTAAAGCTCCTGTGAAAATGGCTGTAGCTGACGCCAAGTACCTGGCACAGCTCCTGAATGACAATTGCTTCACGGTAATGGGAATCCAGATACCTCCTTGCCATGGAAATGATATCCGGCTGGAACACCTGAATGTTACCCTTTTCCAACTCCTCATAAATCTCGTAGACAAAGCGGTAAAAGGCTGCTTTTCCGTAAAATACATTTAAAGGCGTGGGGCCTTTCCATTTTTCATACATCTTGCACAGCTCCTCTGAGAAAAAAAGAGGATTATGGGGCTTAAATCCGTACTGCTGACGAAAGGGATTCACTTCTTTTATCAACCGAAGATATTCTCCCCTGTGAAATACAGGTTCTCCGGCTTTATAAAAGACCATGTAATATTCCAGCCAGCCGCCATGGGCCTTAATGCTTAATTCTGTTCCCTTGCCCCCGTGAAACAGCCCAAAACGTTCCATGTTGTATGCGGTATTATTTAGCACGACCTCCGCTTTTTCACCGCAGGTGAAGAGAAATGTACTGGCAGGAAGGAGATAGTTACACAAGGGTTGCTCTGGTGAAATTAAATTATGACGGATATCTAAAAGAGAAATGGCTGCCCGATTCCATAGATCAATTGCGGCAGACAGGTTCTCATGGGGAAAAGCGGTCTCATTGTTGTTCATATTGGATGCTCCTTTGAAAAGAGAATCGAGAAAAGGTTAGATTAAACTAACTACTCTTCCGATTCTAACACACTGCCCAGGAATTGTATAGAGAATACGTGTTTGTATCAGGAATGGTTTCTTATTATTGAACTGGAATTACCAGTAGATGCGGACAGGTTCAAGCAAGAAACATATACTTGTATGCAATCTCTTTAAAAATGATTGTGAGATATAAAAGTAGAATGAGCTTGGATGCAAAAATAATTCTTAAAAATATAGTAAAAATGTTCATAATATAGTTGATTTATGTATAAATATGTGATATGTTTTACAAAAGAGCATTGATAATGTATTGGAATAAAAACATAAAGTGAAAAAATTATGTGCATCAACCGGGATACTGATGTGCAATTTGTGATATTACATAAGAAACGTGTTCAGGGAGGCCAAACCAATGATAGATACAGAGCTTGAGAAGAACGATTCAAAGAATGATGTTTATTACCAGCTTCGCAATCAGATCTTAAATATGGATATTAAGCCAGGGGAGAGGCTCAGCGAGAATCTCTTATCCAGCCAGATGAATGTAGGAAGAAATGCAGTTAGGGAGGCCTTGTCCCGTCTTGTGGAAGAGGGATATATCGTAGTTTATCCTCAAAGGGGAACTGAGGTTACATTGATTGACAGGGAGCGCATCCGCCAGGCTGTCTTTTCCCATACGGTGTTAGAGCAGGCAATGATTGAAGAGCTTTGCAGCCAGGGACTGACAAAGGAGCAGCTTAAGAGCCTGGAAGAGGTACTGACAAGGCAAAAGTCAGAGAGCAACCAGCAAAACATCATGGATTTTCTCATGATGGAACAGGAGCTACATTACCTCTTTTCCTCCTTTTGTGGCAGAGAGTATTCCTGGGAGGTGTTTCGCACCCTGGATTGCGACTTATTAAGGCTTAACTATCTGCAATATACCACATTTAACTATCGAATTGATATGTCCTCCTTGACCAGCTGGGAACATTCCCAGGTGGAGGGACGGCTTTTGGTGGATCATCTACGGCGGCGGGATGCGGAAGCGGCTTCCTTAATCTGCGCCAACCATTTTAATACCATCTTATGGAATGCAGGGACGCTTCAGGAAATCTATCCACAGTTCTTTTCCGGGCAGGCTTAGGGTACCTGACTGGTTAGAGATATATGAAAATGATGAATAAAGAAAGGAGACTGGGGTTACAGGGGGACAGGGAAAAGCAGTATTTTTATAAGGCCATAATATGAAGAGTATGTGGAGAATAAAAAGTTGAGGAGGTATTTACGTGGAGTACATCATTGGTATTATTCTGTTAATTTCTTTCTTTGGTCTGGCGTACTACTGTATTAAAGGACACAATCTAATGATCGGTTTCTTATTGATCACCCTTTTATGGACAATCGTTCCCCTTGGAGGGACCTTGTTTGTAAGCCAGGATTTTCTGGCTGCCAATCCAGTGCTTAATTTTGGAAAGGACAATACCTTAATTGCAGCCTTAAATAAGATTTACCAGTCAGCACCAGAAGGTTGGGGTACCACGCTGGTCAATGTCTGCTGGGGTGCCTGGTTTGGACGGGTTCTTATGGATACGGGAATTGCGTCTACTCTCATTCGTAAGACGGTAGAGCTTGGAGGGGATAAGCCATTTGTTACGGTAGCCCTTTTAAATATTGTGACTGCCCTGATATTTACAGCCATGACAGGAGCCGGCCCGGTTATTGCAATCGGTGTTATCGTTCTTCCTATCTTAATGTCACTTGGCATTCCTAAATCCATTGCTTTATTTACCTTTATGGGGTCGGTTGCAGCCGGAATTTATTTAAATCCAGTAAACTTTGCCCAGTACCGCGCGTTTTTCGTGACACCAGACCAGCTTCCTGATTTTAACCTTGGCTGGTATGCATCTCACTGGGGCTATGCAGCTCTGATTATCATGCTGATTAGTACCACCTTGTTATCGGCAATCTATTTAAAACGTGCCAAAACTGTTCATGCATGGGCGGCTCAAACACGTGGGGCAGCTTCTGAACAGAAAAATGCACCATTTTACACCCTGATTCTTCCGGTGGTTCCTGTGGTACTTAAAATCTGGCTGGACTTTTCCGTTATCGGTGGTTTTGTAATTGCCGGTTTCCTGGCTCTGTTCCTGTGCGGAAGAATGACAGGCAACTTTAAGGAAAATTGTCAGCTGGTAAATAAGCTTTACTATGACGGTGTGGTAGATACCGCTCCCTTAGTAGGATTTTTGCTTACACTTCCAATGTTCAATTCTGTGGCAGCCCTGGCATCTCCGTATTTCAAGGTGATTCTTGGAAATGTAATGCCAAGGAGTGAAATTGTGGTTTGTATTGTTTTTGCCGTACTTCTTTGTATGGGATTGTTCCGTGGCCCAATGACCTTAGTTGGTTGCGGTGCAGCAACACTTGGAGTGCTTTCCAATGTAGCTTCATTTTCCGTTCCTTTCTTATATGCGGTATTTGCCATTCCGACCATTACCGTCAATATCGGATGCTGCATCACCCAGTCATGGGTAGCCTGGGGGCTTGCGTACACCAAGGTAGAATCAAAGGACTTTTTAAAGCTGTCCATACCAAATGCATACCTGACCGGAGTTTTGCAGTACATAGCAGTCTTTGTCATGCTGGGCGGCTTAGGAGCGGCATGGTTCTTATCATAATATGACCCAGGAGATCATTTACAGGTCCGGGCGCTCTTAAACGGCTCCCGGACGATTTTCACCATTGATTCATGAACACTTTATGAAAAGGGAAAGGGAAGGAATAAAATGGCGGGATGTATCAAAAGAGCGGTACGCATGGGAATCGACGTAGGCGGCACCTATACCAAGTGTGTGGCCATGGATAATGATACCCATGAGATTATTGGGAAAAATGAAGTAAAGACAACACATGACCATAAAGATGGCGTGGCTGCGGGGGTAGTAAAGAGCTTTCAAAACTGTATGTGGGAAAATAATATCTCCCCGGAGGATGTGGTATTTGTGGCCCATTCCACCACACAGGCGACCAACGCATTTATTGAAGGCGACGTTGCAAACGTGGGCGTGGTGGGAGTTGCAGGAGGCGGACTGGAAGGTTTCCTGGCAAAACGCCAGCTTGCCCTAAAGGATATTGTGCTGGATGAAAAAGTAGGGCGCATGATCAAGGTTTATAATACCTTCATCAAGAAGAAAATGCTGACGGAAGAGATTATCAATAAAAACATTGGCGAACTTTTAGCAGAAGGGGCCCAGGTGGTAGTGGCTTCCATGGCCTTTGGCGTGGACAGTATGGGAGAGGAACAGCTGATTCACGACTGTGCGAAAAAGAGAAATGTGCCGGTAACCATGGCTTCTGATATTACAAAGCTTTACGGTCTCACAAGAAGGACCCGTACGGCAGCCATCAATGCTTCCATTCTGCCAAAGATGATGGCAACCGCCAATGCCACAGAAAGCTCCGTAAAATCGGCAGGAGTCACCGTACCTTTGATGATCATGAGAGGTGACGGCGGTGTTATGGAGATTAACGAAATGCGCAAGCGTCCCATTTTAACCGCGCTTTCCGGCCCGGCGGCTTCGGTCATGGGTTCTCTGATGTATCTTCGGGCCTCCAACGCCATTTATTTTGAAGTAGGAGGTACTACCACAAACATCGGCGTCATCAAAAATGGACGGCCTGGTGTGGATTATGCAAAGATTGGCGGGCATGATACTTATATCAACTCTCTGGATGTACGTATCCTAGGCTGTGCCGGTGGCTCTATGGTTCGGATTAATGACAAATGCGTGGTTGATGTGGGCCCTCGTTCTGCCCACATTGCAGGGTGTGAATATGCCTGCTTCCTGCCGGAGGAAGAAATTGAAAATCCCCAGATTGAGCTGGTTAGTCCAAAGCCGGGAGACCCGGGAGATTATGTCACCCTCCGGTTAAGAAACGGAAAGAAGATCTGCTTTACCAATACAGATGCCGCCAATGTTCTGGGGCTGATTGATAAAAAGTATTTTGCATTTGGGAATGCAGGCTCTGCCAGAAAGGCTATGAAGCCGGTAGCGGATAAGCTTGGCATTACCGTAGAAGAGCTGGCGACCCAGATTCTTGATAAGGACTTTGAAAAGGTAAGCGCCTGCATTAAGTCTCTCGCAGAAAAGTATAAGCTGGATCATGACAGCATGCGTCTCGTAGGCTGCGGTGGAGGTGCCGCCTCTCTGGTTCCCTACTGTGCAGAAAAATTAGGTCTTGCCTACAGCATTCCGGAACACGCCGAGGTGATTTCCTCCATCGGAGTTGCACTCTCCATGGTCCGTGACGTGGTAGAGCGGGTCATACCGAATCCAAGTCAGGAAGATATCAGGGAATTGAAAAAAGAAGCTTCTGACCTTGCCGTCAGCTCCGGGGCATCTCCGGATACGGTAGAGGTGCATATAGAGATTGACAACCAGACTGGAAAAGTCACAGCCATTGCCACCGGCTCCACAGAGGTTAAGACCACAGACCTTTTAAAGGAATGTGAGGAAGCTGAGGCATTAAAGCTAGCCGAGGAAGACTTTGGTCCTAAGGTAACCGGCATTCAACTGGCGGAAAAAACAGATAAGTTCTATGTTTTCTCCGGAGAAAAAGAAGGGCGCAGGCCGCTTCGTATCGTAGATAAAAAAGGCTTTATTAAGGTTCAGTGTTCCGAAGGTCTGGTGGAAAAGTGCAAGGTTAAGGATTATGAGGAAGTGGTGGAACAGCTGTGGAAGGACCATGCCATATTTAAGACCGATACGGTACTACGGCCTGATTTCTTCGTTTGTGTAGGCCCAAGGGTCTGCGATTACAGTGCCGTTGATTTAGAACAGATCATGCTGTTAATGAATCTGGACTTAGGAGACCGGGAACCGGAAGAGGAAATCATGATCATAGCTTCAATCAGGGAGAGTTAGTCCATGATGACAAGGGAAGAATTACAAAATGCGATCAAACCTATTGCAGACGGATTGTTTGGAAAACAGAATACCAGAGGCTATGAGAGGCCCAAATTTACCGTGCGTCCGTTAGAGGATATGCTTCGAGATCTGGGGGATATCCCTGTAGAAGATTGGTATGCCTATGCATTTTCCAGGGAACCCTTAAACGGAAAATTTGATGACGGCCAGCGGCGGGAATGGATGAAAAAAAGCCTGGAATGCGGCAAGGAATATGCCAATAGGCTGGTAAAAGAATATGGGACCGATGATCCCATAAAGCTGGCAGCTTCTCTTGGAATGGATATTTCCTATCCGGAGGTTCCGGATAAAACGGATCGTGTGCTCTTTGCAGAGTACCGGGTACCCAATAAAATCTGCATCTATATGGATGCGGTAAATAAAGCAAATAAGCTCTTGCTATCTCCGGGAGTTTGTGAAATACTTACAAAAGAACTCCATATCAGTGGACTTTTACTTGCCCATGAGCTGTTTCACTTTGTAGAGGAAAGGTATAGAAAAGAAATCTTCACCCAGACAGAAAAGGTCCGTCTGTGGTCTCTGGGATTTCTTCATAATGATTCCAATGTCATTGCCTTAAGTGAGATTGCCGCCATGGGATTTGCAAAAGAGCTGATGAAGCTTTCCTATTCTCCGTATCTGATGGATGTATTCCTGGTCTATGGGTATTCTCCCCAGGAGGCCAGCGGTCTTTATGAGGAGATGATGGAGCTGTCAGGGAGAATGAAATTACCAATATAAACCCACATAAGTAAAGGAGATAATATGAGTCTTAGAATTCCTTATGAAACCGTTCTTGAAACCGTGAAACAGGCGTTAATGAACAGCGGCCTTACAGAGGAAAAGGCGCAGATCTGTGCCGAGATCCATACCCAGTCCAATGCAGACGGCGTGGAAAGCCACGGACTAAATCGTGTTCCCCGTTTCGTGGACTATGTACAAAAGGGTTTCATCAACCCAAAGGGAGAGCCGGAGCTGGTAGGAGGAAAGGGTGCGGTAGAAAATTACGACGGACATTTAGGCATCGGCATTACCAATGCACTTTTTTGCGCTGACCGCGCCATGGCGCTTGCAAAGGAACATGGAATCGGCTGTGTTGCCTTAAAAAATTCCACCCACTGGATGAGAGGCGGCACCTATGCGTGGAAAATGGCAGAGGCCGGGTTTATGGGAATCAGCTGGATCAATACAGAAAGCTGTATGCCTCTATGGGGAAGTGATGAGCCTGGAGTGGGCAATAATCCGTTCTGTATCGCGATTCCAAGAGAGGATGGCCCCATTGTCCTTGATATGGCTATGAGCCAGTACGCCTATGGTAAGTTAGGAGTATACCGGCTTGCAGGCAAAAAGCTGCCATTTCCCGGAGGGTTTGATAAGGAAGGAAATTTAACCGATGATCCGGGTGCCATTGAGGAGAGCAGAAGAATTCTTCCTACCGGCTACTGGAAGGGAAGCGGTATGGCAATTGCTCTTGACCTTGCAGCCGCTTTAATGGCCAATGGAAACAGCGGTCTTGATATGGATGAAGCTGGCAATGGAAGCTGTACCGGATGTTGTCAGATCTTTATCGCCTATGATCCTTATCTCTTTGGCTCAAAGGAAGAGATTCAGGGTATGTTAAACCGCCGTGTGGCAGCAGCGGATGCCAGCCATCCGGCAAAAGAGGGTGATGTGATTACCTGTCCTGGAGAGAGAACGCGTGCGACCAGAGAACGAAGTAAAAAAGAAGGCGTCCAGGTAGATGAGACCATCTGGCAGCAGGTAGTGGCTATTTCAAAGGGAGATCTAAACACGAAGGACATTGCAAGCAAATAAGAAGATTGGAGAACGTCAATGTTTTATTCAAATATAGGAATTGCAGAAAAGTATGATTATCTGGAAGAAAAGTTCCGTAAAGGATACCAGTGGCTGAAAGAGACGGATATTTTATCCCTGCCGGAAGGAAGCTATCCCATCTCAGGAGAGGACGTAATTGCAAACGTACAGGAATATACCACATTGCCAGCCGACCAGTGCTTTTATGAAACCCATGAGAAGTATTTTGATATTCAGTATGTGGTCTCTGGAAGAGAACTGTTTGGGGTTCGCGGCCGGGAAGGGCTTACGGTGAAAGAGCGGATCGAAGAAAAGGATCTGATCTTTTATGAGGAACCTTTATTTGGAGGAAATGTCCTCTTGGAAGAAGGAGATATGATTGTTGTAGCACCAGAGGATGCACATAAACCACGGCTGATCGCTGGAGAACCAGGTAAGGTAAAAAAGGTAGTCATCAAAGTTGCTTTATAAAAAGTAAGTCCGGCTCCTATATGGAGGCCGGACGGGAAATCATATCAGATCCATCTTAAGGGGCATCATTAAGTGAGCGATCAGTGCCTGATAGGCCTGGTCTGCATCCCCCTTTTTTAAGAGCTGATAGAATTTAAGGTGTTCTTCGTAAGTGGTCTGGGCCCGTCCCGTGATGGTTAAAGCGCCAGATGTGGTTAAATGAATCATATAGAGAAGCCTTTGAAATAGTTGGTTGAACTCACTGTTTTCTGCAAAGTGGACGAAGGTCATGTGAAACTTATGGTCTTCTTCGGTGAAGGACTCCGGAAAATTTTTGGAGGTGAGTGCAGCCTTTTGACGGCTTAAGGATTCTTTTAAATCCTCTAAAAGCTCTTGTTTACGAACTTCATCCTCACAGGATGCAAATAAGTGGACGCAAAAGCCTTCGATGGCACACCGTGCCTCAATGGATTCTGCCATGGTTTTCTTATTTAGGGTTCTTATCTGAAAGCCTCTGCTGGGCATGATGGTGATATAGCCATCCTGGGAAAGGCACTGAAGGGCCTCCCGAAGGGGCGTTCTGGAAATGCCAAGCTCCTTTGCAAGCCTTGTCTCCGAATAGAGAACCCCGGAGTCAAGGGACTTTGATAAAATCAGTTCTTTC
It encodes the following:
- the yiaK gene encoding 3-dehydro-L-gulonate 2-dehydrogenase, coding for MSLRIPYETVLETVKQALMNSGLTEEKAQICAEIHTQSNADGVESHGLNRVPRFVDYVQKGFINPKGEPELVGGKGAVENYDGHLGIGITNALFCADRAMALAKEHGIGCVALKNSTHWMRGGTYAWKMAEAGFMGISWINTESCMPLWGSDEPGVGNNPFCIAIPREDGPIVLDMAMSQYAYGKLGVYRLAGKKLPFPGGFDKEGNLTDDPGAIEESRRILPTGYWKGSGMAIALDLAAALMANGNSGLDMDEAGNGSCTGCCQIFIAYDPYLFGSKEEIQGMLNRRVAAADASHPAKEGDVITCPGERTRATRERSKKEGVQVDETIWQQVVAISKGDLNTKDIASK
- a CDS encoding YhcH/YjgK/YiaL family protein, which produces MFYSNIGIAEKYDYLEEKFRKGYQWLKETDILSLPEGSYPISGEDVIANVQEYTTLPADQCFYETHEKYFDIQYVVSGRELFGVRGREGLTVKERIEEKDLIFYEEPLFGGNVLLEEGDMIVVAPEDAHKPRLIAGEPGKVKKVVIKVAL
- a CDS encoding GntR family transcriptional regulator, producing MIETGSLQSQAYKTMKELILSKSLDSGVLYSETRLAKELGISRTPLREALQCLSQDGYITIMPSRGFQIRTLNKKTMAESIEARCAIEGFCVHLFASCEDEVRKQELLEDLKESLSRQKAALTSKNFPESFTEEDHKFHMTFVHFAENSEFNQLFQRLLYMIHLTTSGALTITGRAQTTYEEHLKFYQLLKKGDADQAYQALIAHLMMPLKMDLI